The proteins below come from a single Orcinus orca chromosome 6, mOrcOrc1.1, whole genome shotgun sequence genomic window:
- the MYMK gene encoding protein myomaker translates to MCCWTCVRTPLPLFRAFKPQLPPEPLVQGAGLLPFAFLPWRPGRPAPTSPPQPMGTLVAKLLLPTLSSLVFLPTVSIAAKRQFHMEAMVYLFTMFFVALYHACNGPGLSVLCFLRHDILEYFSVYGTALSMWVSLMALADFDEPKRSTLVMFGVLTIAVRTYHDRWGYGVYSGPIGTAVLIITAKWLQQMKETRRLYPDKSVYTQQIGPGLCFGALALMLRFFFEDWDYTYVHSFYHCALAMAFVLLLPKVNKKAGSAGPPAKLHCSTLCCACI, encoded by the exons GCACACCCCTGCCTCTCTTCAGGGCATTTAAACCGCAGCTGCCACCGGAGCCCCTGGTGCAAGGAGCGGGCCTTCTCCCTTTCGCTTTTCTGCCCTGGAGACCCGGGAGGCCTGCACCTACCTCTCCCCCCCAGCCCATGGGGACTCTGGTGGCCAAACTGCTCCTGCCCACGCTCAGCAGCCTGGTCTTCCTCCCCACGGTCAGCATTGCTGCCAAGAGGCAGTTCCACATGGAGGCCATGGTCTACCTCTTCACCATGTTCTTTGTGGCG CTCTACCACGCCTGCAATGGGCCCGGCCTGTCGGTTCTCTGTTTCCTGCGCCACGACATCCTGGAGTACTTCAGCGTCTACGGGACGGCCCTGAGCATGTGGGTGTCACTGATGG CACTGGCTGACTTCGATGAGCCCAAGCGGTCGACTCTAGTGATGTTTGGCGTCCTGACCATCGCCGTGCGGACCTACCATGACCGCTGGGGCTATGGGGTGTACTCGGGGCCCATCGGCACAGCCGTCCTCATCATCACGGCCAAGTGG ctgcagcagatgaaggagacgAGGCGCCTGTATCCTGACAAGAGCGTGTACACCCAGCAGATAGGCCCCGGCCTCTGCTTTGGGGCCCTGGCTCTCATGCTGCGCTTCTTCTTTGAG GACTGGGATTACACCTACGTCCACAGCTTCTACCACTGTGCCCTGGCCATGGCCTTCGTCCTGCTGCTGCCCAAGGTCAACAAGAAGGCTGGAAGCGCGGGGCCCCCCGCCAAGCTGCACTGCTCCACCCTCTGCTGTGCTTGTATCTAA